The genomic region AAACGTATCTTTTTTTTATAAAAGTCGGGTAGGGAAATGATATTATGATATAATTCCCATAGAATAAATGTTCATGTTGTTAGATATTTTACTAATAGGAGTAAAGAATATGAGATTAATACGAGTTGACCATTGTGACACTGGTATGACACTTGGAAAAACAATATATAACGAAAGAGGATCTGTACTGTTAGCGCAAGGCACAGAACTCCATAAAGGATTATTGAAAAAATTAACACAACATGGTATACATACGATTTATATTGAAGATGATTTATCAGAAGGAATTGAAGTGATTGATTCAATCCCAATTGAACTTCGTAATGAAGCCGTTCAAGTGATTACAGAAGGATTAAATACCATTACTTCCACTACTTCTAATAAAAATAATTTACAAAATATGATGAAGTCAGGTCGAGTTGTACGTAGTATAAACAAAGTATTTAAAGATATATTAAGTTGTTTAAGGGAAAATCGTACGGCTATTAATTTATTAGCATCAACGAAAATTCATGATAACTACGTCTACTCCCATAGTGTAAATGTTGCCATTTACTCGTGCCAATTAGCATTGGAAAATGGATTGTTGTTAAAAAATATTGAAGAAATTGGTTTAGGAGCGATGTTACATGATGTTGGTAAGATGTACATTGACCCTAATATATTAAATAAACCGGGTAAGTTAACAATGGAAGAATATGAGGAAGTAAAAAAACATAGTGAGCTCGGCTATCAAACATTACGAAAAATTCATGAAATTCCTCTCCCAGTAGCCCACTGTGCACTACAACACCATGAAAGAATTG from Salirhabdus salicampi harbors:
- a CDS encoding HD-GYP domain-containing protein → MRLIRVDHCDTGMTLGKTIYNERGSVLLAQGTELHKGLLKKLTQHGIHTIYIEDDLSEGIEVIDSIPIELRNEAVQVITEGLNTITSTTSNKNNLQNMMKSGRVVRSINKVFKDILSCLRENRTAINLLASTKIHDNYVYSHSVNVAIYSCQLALENGLLLKNIEEIGLGAMLHDVGKMYIDPNILNKPGKLTMEEYEEVKKHSELGYQTLRKIHEIPLPVAHCALQHHERIDGKGYPRGIIGEEIHNYSKILSVADVFDAVTSHRVYRPAVLPHKALELLYSGSGTQFESKQVQLFKGCIAIYPEGLTVKLDDGRTGIVSKYNFHAVGRPQIRIIKNEEDKEVIPYEIDLATNENLSLEIVEAAALL